The Helianthus annuus cultivar XRQ/B chromosome 15, HanXRQr2.0-SUNRISE, whole genome shotgun sequence genomic sequence CCACCTGGAATTTGTGGGTTGTTGACTTGTTATTCTTGATACAAGACATCAATGTGGTTGAATTTGAATAAAGTGGATGGTGGTCATAAAAAAGAAACAGTGGTTAGGCATTGAGAAAGTCAAACTTTTGCATTTATCTTGTGCTTTCTTATTACACAAAATCAACTTTTAAAGTTAACTGTATAAATATCAAACTACTTAAAAATATTATTGGGTTTTCTTTCGTTCTCGTTAATCTCTCAACCTTTTTTGACGTTTTTCACTGAAAAACCGGCACTTTTTGGCGTTTATAACATTTTTTGACATATAACATGTATGATGACAGGTTGAGTTAATTGCAAGTTTGATCAAATGGTTCGTACATTCTTTCGCAAGTTGTTGAGATACCTATCTTCGGAAGATGATAGCGATGATGATCTTGATGAGGATGTCGAAGAACAATGTACTCGCAAACGTCGTAAATTTATTCGACGCAATCATATTCAGGGACATGAGCGTTTATATCGTGATTATTTTGCAGAAAATCCAGTATATCCCTCGAATCTGTTTCGACGGAGATTTCGGATGAGTCGTCCTCTATTTCTCCGTATTCTAAATGAGGTTGTGGCTAACGAGCCATACTTCGTCCAAAGAAGAGATAATATCGGAAGACTCGGTTTATCTTCTATGCAAAAGATAACGGCGGCGCTTAGAATGTTGGCCTATGGGGTTAGTGCTGATTTTATGGATGAATACATACGCATCGGTGAAAGCACAGCAATGGAGAGTCTCAAAAAATTCTGTGAGACGATAGTAAGTATTTTTTCAGTTGAATATCTACGGTCACCAAACACCAATGATCTCTGGATATGGCATGCATTTTTTGGTTTGCCCGGTTCATATAACGACATTAACGTGTTAGAGAGATCTTCTGTTTTCACGGAACTTGCACAAGGGCGTGCTCCACCAGTCAATTACACAGTCAACGGCCACGACTATACTATGGGGTATTACCTTGCAGATGGCATTTATCCTAAGTGGCAAACATTTGTAAAAACGATTCCATCACCAAGAGGGAACAAGAATAAATATTTTGCAAAAGCACAAGAATCTGCAAGAAAAGATGTCGAGCGAGCATTTGGTGTACTTCAACAACGATTTGCAATCATTCGAGGACCTTCACGAATGTTCAAATTGAAGGTACTAACAAATATAATGAAAGCATGTGTTATTcttcataacatgatcattgaagacgaaCGTGATGATGGTGATAGTCTTAACATCGAGTATGATCAACTTGACGATGATCTCCCTGAATTGTCGCGCACTCAAACAAATGAGTTTATGGACTTCATCCAACGTCGTCTTCATATTAAAGATAGCTCAGCACATCATCAGCTTCAAGAAGATCTAATTGAACATCAATGGCTACTCTATTCCCAACAATAAATGATGTCGCGTTATATTAGATTGTTTTGTGAATGTTATGAGTTGGGTTTAGAAATATGTTATGCGATGTTCATTGGAATTATATATGTATGACTAGAACTTATTAGCTCAACTTTTGTTAAATGTGAAGGTTTATGTTTATCGATTGTTCTGTATTTTGAGTAGGATCTATCTTTCTCATGGTATGGTAATATTAACCTTGTTCATCAGTTCATGCATA encodes the following:
- the LOC110911477 gene encoding uncharacterized protein LOC110911477 isoform X1 produces the protein MVRTFFRKLLRYLSSEDDSDDDLDEDVEEQCTRKRRKFIRRNHIQGHERLYRDYFAENPVYPSNLFRRRFRMSRPLFLRILNEVVANEPYFVQRRDNIGRLGLSSMQKITAALRMLAYGVSADFMDEYIRIGESTAMESLKKFCETIVSIFSVEYLRSPNTNDLWIWHAFFGLPGSYNDINVLERSSVFTELAQGRAPPVNYTVNGHDYTMGYYLADGIYPKWQTFVKTIPSPRGNKNKYFAKAQESARKDVERAFGVLQQRFAIIRGPSRMFKLKVLTNIMKACVILHNMIIEDERDDGDSLNIEYDQLDDDLPELSRTQTNEFMDFIQRRLHIKDSSAHHQLQEDLIEHQWLLYSQQ
- the LOC110911477 gene encoding uncharacterized protein LOC110911477 isoform X2, which gives rise to MSRPLFLRILNEVVANEPYFVQRRDNIGRLGLSSMQKITAALRMLAYGVSADFMDEYIRIGESTAMESLKKFCETIVSIFSVEYLRSPNTNDLWIWHAFFGLPGSYNDINVLERSSVFTELAQGRAPPVNYTVNGHDYTMGYYLADGIYPKWQTFVKTIPSPRGNKNKYFAKAQESARKDVERAFGVLQQRFAIIRGPSRMFKLKVLTNIMKACVILHNMIIEDERDDGDSLNIEYDQLDDDLPELSRTQTNEFMDFIQRRLHIKDSSAHHQLQEDLIEHQWLLYSQQ